One window from the genome of Candidatus Desulfatibia profunda encodes:
- the mutS gene encoding DNA mismatch repair protein MutS, with amino-acid sequence MSLAKATPMIKQYLSIKEKYDDAILFYRMGDFYEMFFEDAQVASRILEITLTSRNKKDEIPIPMCGIPYRAAKGYIARLIDHGYKVAICDQIEDPAAAKGLVKRDVVRVITPGMIVDDEFLDEKSDNYVLSAARNNDTVGFSYLDISTGTFRVSESPDLDTVVDEILRVAPREILLPESSKTDPFLLSLVDLFSEKSITFLEDRAFEHKRCRERLIDQFKTLSLEGFGCEHLKAGVQAAGALIFYVRETQKQTIEHLTGIETYALTNHLIVDDVSCRNLEILQNIRSGSQQGTLLGIIDRTVTAMGGRLLKRWLRYPLLDAAEIQSRHMAVAEAKDAIQIRRSIRESLKSISDLQRLGSKISMGHSNARDLIALKRSINSLPAIWSRLAQLSCALFQYDENLDELYALADLLEASIREDAPPTIYEGGIIKSGYHAKLDELIAISRDGKGWLAKLEAAEKKATGINALKVGYNKVFGYYIEIPKSRQEAVPSHYIRKQTLVNAERYITDDLKSFESKVLGAEEQRTALEYELFNQVRKKVAQQNAGIQQVAQFLARLDCLLNLAEVADQNDYRRPEISTDGRIWIEDGRHPVVEKMISGERFVPNSIQIDDHENQILVITGPNMAGKSTVLRQVALMVLMAQMGSFVPAGKAWITITDRIFTRVGALDNLSQGQSTFMVEMQETANILHSATRRSLVIMDEIGRGTSTFDGLSIAWAVVEYLHDLKGVGVKTLFATHYHELTELAHKKPRVKNYNIAVKEWNDEIIFLRKLVEGGTNRSYGIQVARLAGIPEPVIRRAKKILYTIENSQNGIAGSPVLAPDEAVASKAQVQLNLFRKTEHMVIEKLQNLDISKMTPLEALNFLNELQEKAKTIV; translated from the coding sequence TTATCGAATGGGAGATTTTTATGAAATGTTTTTTGAGGATGCCCAGGTTGCATCCCGGATATTAGAGATTACGCTGACATCCAGGAACAAAAAAGACGAAATTCCGATTCCCATGTGCGGTATCCCTTACCGGGCAGCCAAAGGGTATATCGCCCGTCTCATAGACCATGGCTACAAGGTTGCCATATGTGATCAAATCGAAGATCCGGCCGCAGCCAAAGGGCTGGTAAAGCGGGATGTCGTCCGGGTCATTACGCCCGGCATGATCGTTGACGATGAATTTTTAGACGAAAAATCAGACAATTATGTCCTATCCGCAGCTCGCAACAACGATACCGTCGGGTTTAGCTATCTGGATATTTCCACCGGAACGTTTCGGGTGTCAGAGTCCCCGGATTTGGATACGGTTGTGGATGAAATCCTGCGGGTAGCGCCTCGTGAAATCCTCTTGCCCGAGTCTTCCAAGACCGACCCCTTTCTTTTATCACTTGTCGATTTGTTTTCGGAAAAATCGATAACCTTTTTAGAAGATAGAGCCTTCGAGCATAAACGCTGCCGTGAAAGGCTCATAGATCAATTCAAAACCCTCTCCCTCGAAGGATTCGGATGTGAACATCTAAAGGCCGGTGTGCAGGCGGCCGGAGCGCTTATCTTCTATGTGCGGGAAACCCAGAAACAAACCATCGAACATCTTACCGGCATCGAAACGTATGCCTTAACCAATCACCTTATTGTCGATGACGTTAGCTGTCGAAACCTCGAAATCCTGCAAAATATCCGCAGCGGGTCCCAGCAGGGGACACTCCTTGGAATCATCGACCGGACCGTAACCGCCATGGGAGGGCGGCTGCTGAAGCGGTGGTTAAGATATCCTCTGCTGGATGCAGCCGAGATTCAGTCCCGGCACATGGCTGTTGCAGAAGCTAAAGACGCTATTCAGATTCGCAGGAGTATCAGGGAGAGTTTAAAATCGATTTCCGACCTCCAGCGCCTCGGCAGCAAGATTTCCATGGGGCATTCAAACGCCAGGGATCTTATTGCCCTGAAACGATCCATAAACAGTTTGCCCGCTATATGGTCCCGGCTGGCGCAGCTGTCTTGCGCCCTCTTTCAATATGACGAGAATCTTGACGAGCTTTATGCTTTGGCGGATTTGCTTGAAGCCTCGATCCGTGAAGATGCGCCGCCGACAATTTATGAAGGGGGGATCATCAAGTCCGGATATCATGCAAAACTCGATGAGTTGATTGCCATCAGCCGGGACGGCAAGGGCTGGCTGGCAAAGCTGGAGGCCGCAGAAAAGAAAGCAACCGGAATTAACGCCCTCAAAGTTGGTTATAATAAGGTCTTCGGATATTACATTGAAATCCCAAAATCACGTCAAGAAGCCGTTCCCTCTCATTATATCCGCAAACAGACGCTGGTAAATGCAGAGCGCTACATCACGGATGACCTGAAATCATTCGAATCCAAAGTGTTGGGTGCCGAAGAGCAGAGGACGGCTTTAGAATACGAATTGTTTAATCAGGTCAGAAAAAAAGTGGCGCAACAGAATGCCGGCATTCAGCAGGTGGCTCAGTTTCTGGCTCGACTGGACTGTTTATTGAATCTGGCGGAAGTTGCCGACCAGAATGACTACCGGCGGCCGGAAATCAGCACCGACGGCCGCATTTGGATAGAAGACGGACGGCACCCGGTAGTGGAAAAGATGATCAGCGGGGAACGTTTTGTTCCCAACTCCATCCAGATCGACGATCATGAAAACCAGATACTTGTTATCACCGGCCCCAATATGGCCGGCAAATCTACTGTTCTGCGACAGGTGGCACTGATGGTTCTGATGGCCCAGATGGGCAGCTTCGTACCGGCCGGCAAGGCTTGGATCACTATTACGGACAGGATATTTACCCGCGTTGGCGCCCTGGACAACCTTTCCCAGGGACAGAGCACCTTTATGGTGGAGATGCAGGAGACAGCCAACATCCTGCACAGTGCAACCCGGCGAAGTCTTGTTATTATGGACGAAATCGGCAGGGGCACAAGCACGTTCGACGGCCTCAGTATTGCATGGGCGGTTGTCGAGTATCTGCATGACTTAAAAGGCGTTGGGGTCAAGACGCTTTTCGCCACTCATTATCACGAATTGACTGAACTGGCTCACAAAAAGCCCCGGGTGAAAAATTACAACATTGCGGTCAAGGAGTGGAATGATGAAATCATTTTCCTGCGAAAGCTGGTGGAGGGCGGCACCAATCGAAGCTACGGAATTCAGGTCGCACGGCTGGCAGGTATCCCTGAGCCGGTGATCCGGCGAGCCAAAAAAATACTGTATACTATCGAAAACAGCCAAAACGGTATCGCCGGTTCGCCGGTTTTAGCGCCGGATGAAGCGGTTGCGTCCAAAGCCCAGGTGCAGCTCAATCTTTTTCGCAAGACCGAGCACATGGTCATCGAGAAGCTGCAAAATCTCGACATCTCAAAGATGACGCCGCTGGAAGCGTTGAATTTCCTGAATGAATTGCAGGAAAAGGCCAAAACAATAGTATGA